TCCCACTCAGACTGTGAACCCAAATTGTTTCCTGCCTGGTGACTGTAATTTCCATCTGTACCTGACAGGAATATTGTATGGGAGTGATAAATAGTGAAGTAGGTGTAAAATGCACTTTGTCTCAGCTCCTTACAGCTGCTGAGGGGGCTCAGAAATGTGTTGGGCCTGTGGCAGGTTTTTGCAATATAGGCTCAGCTTGGCTGTAAGATTTCACTGTTCTATTTTAACTGAATTCTCTTATTTTAGGGTGTAAACCACCGGCTGCGGGGCAGTTTGACGGCTATTAAAACCAGAGCTCCACAACTGGGAGGTaatgaattttggggttttgttgcaCAGAATTGACTGTTGTTAGATAACAGAGTTTGGGAATGTAACATGGTGCCTTTATTCATTCACCGACACCTGCGCTGAGTCTCAGCAGGTTTGTTGTCCCAAGCAGCAGGTAAATACAGTTCTGATATATCCAAAATGAGTTTGGTTGGGGAGGAAACAGTCTATGTTCCTGGAGTGATAAGCCAGCGGTAATAACTGGTCATATCTTAAAAAGCAGAGCTCCCTGGAGCCTCTTCATGGTGTGGAGGGGGTTAAGATAAAACTAACACATTACAAGAAGTGATCCAGCTTGGATGAAAAAATAGAACTTAGGGGTGTCCATGCATGTGCTGTAGGATGCCGAGCTCCTGAGGCCACAGGAGCAGGGTTGGGTGAGGTTTGAGGTGTGACATGACTCTGCATCATTGTCGGTAAGGAAGTATGTTAAAAAGGGATAAATCTGAAAGTTCCCTTAGCTAATCTGACTTTGTTAGGATGAAAGTTCCATTATAATCACAGTTTGATAATTTTTCTGTAGTTAAGTGTAGATTAGTGAGATGATATATAAAATGGGGGGAGAGGGGGATGATGACATGTGAAGTTGGAAATTTCCCTGTATTGATTTTAACCTGTATTTGGCTCTTTATGAGTTTGAATTTACTTCATGTCTGAAACAGAGTACAGTAACACCACAGCATCTGTTGTGCAGCACAACTGGCTTCTCTGCTCTCTCCAAAGTGGctttggtttgatttggaaCAGGGAGCTTTGCTGTCTGGGGAGGTCTCTTCTCCATGATTGACTGCAGTATGGTCAGAATGAGAGGGAAGGAAGATCCCTGGAATTCCATCACGAGTGGAGCCCTGACTGGAGCCATTTTAGCTGCAAGAAGTAAGAAACTGGGGATATCAGTTGAAAATCTCCTATTCTCTAAATGTACAGTTCTCATTGTTATAGCAAAGCAACAGTCTGTGACACCCAAATAGGAATTTGCTGTCTCAGATGCCGAAAAACAATCTGAAACTTTTCTCTTGTGCTTAGGAAAGTAATAATCAGGCTCCCAAATGTTCCCGGTGTTCCTTGAAGAGAGGGTGGGGGAAGTTGCCCAGCAATTATCCTTTAATGCAGCTTAATGGACACAAAATTACTGCTCTGAGTCTGCTTTAGGAGAGATTAAGGCACAAAGAGGCTGGTGAGGCCCTGACACAAgttacccagagcagctgtggctgtcccattCCTAGAAGTGTCTAAGGCcgggttggacggggcttgaagcaacctgggatagtggaaggtgtccctcccCATGGCAGGTGGTGAAACGAAATGATCTTCagggtctcttccagcccaaaccatcctgggattcaaTGGATTCTAACATGTAGCAAAGAAATTAAGTGTTGGTTTGTGCTTTTCATTTCCAGATGGCCCTGTTGCCATGGTCGGATCTGCTGCCATGGGAGGAATTCTCCTGGCCCTAATCGAAGGAGCTGGAATTCTGCTGACAAGATTTGCCTCCACACAATTCCCAAATGGTAAGGAGCCAGCAGATGATGTGTCACAAGGATTTGCTTTGCTGATGTGCCCCTGGCAGTCATATTATCCTAGAGTGAATCTGCactgccctgccagctcctgaggctgtggaaagccaaggaggagctgcaggtgctgatGACATGAGATTATCACCAGCTGCTTCTCGCTGGGAGACTGGAGGTGACATGGCTGAGAGCAGggatgtccctgctgtccctggcttCTGCCATGCACATGGTGGCAGAAGGGTTTTACTCAGGGGTGAGACAATGGTTTGAGGTAATGGCAGGCAGCAAATTGTGCAAAAGTGGGCTAGTTCTGGCAGGTCAGGGTCTGTGTGGGCTGTCTCCAGGGCTTggacactgcagggatggggcagccacaacttctctgggcagcctgggccagggctTCATCACTtccacagggaagaattctgttccaatatcccatctatccctaccctctggcagtgggaagccattctcccttgttctgtgattccaggCCCTTTTCTGAAGTCCCTCTCTAGCTCTCTTGGaacccctttaggcactggaaggggctctaagcCTTCTGCTCTCCAGGTTTAACATTGCCAGCtcttccagcctttcctcataggagaaaTGCTCCACCTTATTTTGGGAAGAACACAAACCACTAGTGTTGGATGAGTAGCAGGTGAATCCCATGTGAATCTTCTCCTGGGTTTGTTCACCAATATTCTTCATCCAACCTAAACTATGacaatttctgttttataaagATGCTTGAAAATTAATCTGCCTTGGAGAAAGTGTATCATCTGTCCATGACAATTAGTTCTCTCTCTGTATTGTCCCACTGAAGCTGTGTtgctccctccagcagcaggcagtggATCAGGAAGCTGACTCTACACTTGTTCCATTTCACTGGTTGCTTTATTGTTGGGCAAGTCACTGTGGTTAAACCTTTCCAGAGGAGCCAAGGTCACCTCAAAGGCACTAATGTGCAAGTTTCCAGCTCCTTTAGATGACTGGAAaggttttcctcttcctcctctggtCCATTTCCCTGTTAGAAACTTCTgtctagtgcaaggtgtccctgcagagggtggggcaagatgagctttaaggttacagaattcacagaatgaccaggttggaagcTACCTTAAAGATTATTGAGTCCgtcccagccccaacacctcaactaaaccatggcactaagtgccacatccagtcttttcttccGCCACCTCCTCAGGCAcgccattccagaactttatcaccctttctgtaaaaaactttatttcccctgatgcagcttgagactgtgtcctctggttctgtcagttgctgcctggtgaaaAAGACCGACCCCCATCTGactacagccacctttcaggaagtaGTAGGGAGTAATAAGGTCAcatctgagtctccttttcttcaggctaaacaaccccagctccctcagtcgttTCTCACAGGGTTTGtattccaagcccctcaccgGCCTcattgcctcctctggacgcaCTCAAGCgtctcaacatccttcccaaactgaggggccagaactggacacagcactcaggGTGCCAAATgctcaccagtgccgagtacaggggaagaatgacctccctgctcctgctggtcacacaactcctaatgcaggccaggatgccattcttggccaccagggcacactgctggctcacgtTCAGCCGcctgttgaccagcacccccaggtccctttctgcctgggcactgtccccaGCCTATAGCAGTacagggggttattgtggccaaagtgcaggattTGGCACTTGGACTTTAATTAAACTTCATCCTGTTAGACTCAGCCCATCCATTCAACCGTTccaggtctccctgcagagccctcctaccttccaacagatgGACACATGATCCTACCTTAGTGTCGTCCACAGATTTACTAATGAAACACTCAATTCCCTCATCCATATCATCAATAAAGATactgaacagaactggccccagcacagagccctgagggacacccctggtgactgtccccagctggatgcagcactgctcaccaccagccggccatccagccagttctgaacccagcacagagtgctcctgtcccagccgtgggctgcagcttttccaggagtgtgctgtgggagacagtgacaaaggccttgctgaagtccaggtacACAACATcaacagcctttcctgcatccagcAGTCGGttcacctggtcataaaaggagatcaggttggtcaaacGTGACCTACCCttcctaaacccatgctggctgggtctgataccctggccgTCCTGTAGGTGCTGTGTGATAGCACTCAGTATAAACTGTTCCATAACCTTACCTGGTAGAGAGGTCAGGCTAACCGGCCTATAATtgccaggatcctccttcccaccctttttatgaatgggtgtcacattggccagcttccagtcatctaAAACCTCACCAGTCAGCCAGGACTgttggtaaatgatggagagcggctttgcaagctcatctgccagctccctcatcaccctggggtggatcccatctggtcctATGGATTTATGAATATCCAAGTagctcagcagttctctgactgcctcctcttgGATAATGGGGGGACCATTCTGCTTCCTGATATCATCAAGCAAGCCAAGAGGACAGTTATCCTGAAGGCAAATCATTTTCTCACTAAAAACTGAGACAAAAAAGGCGTTAAGcacctctgccttctcctcatctgcaGTAACAAAGTTCCCTTCTGCATCTAATAAAGAACAAAGGTTGGTCTTACTCTTCCTTTtaccattaatatatttataaaaacattttttgttatCCTTTACAAAAGTTGCCATTTTAAGTTAAAACTGAGCTTTAGCGTTCcaaattttttcttctacataCTCTAGCAGCCCCCTTAAATACTACCTGAGAAaccagatcctccttccaaagataatacattctttttttattcctgagtTTCTCCAAAACCTCcttgcccatccaggctggacATTTGTCTCGTCAATTCATCTTttgacacacagggacagtctgttcctgtgccctgaAGATCTCCATTTTGAAGCATGCCCACCCTTCCTGaactcctttatttttaaggactacttcccaaggaactctctgaataagtctcctgaataggccaaagtctgccctccgAAAGTCCAATGTAAAGTCTTATTAATGTTCCTCTTGAATTCACCaaatattgaaaattttataatttcatgatcactgtgcCCCAAGAAGCCTCCAaccaccacatctcccaccaACCCATCTCTATTTGCAAACAATAGATCTAACATTGTCCCTCCCCTGGTGGACTCACCCACCAGCTTTGACAACCCAAATTGTTCCACAACTCCGTGATTCTTCTATGAAACTTGGAGAGAAGTGGTGTGTCTTTGGAGCAGCTTGAACAGCGTACGTTTCCTAAAAGAGAGCTGAAGAGGGGTTTTGGACAAGGTCATGGaggggcaggacaagggggaatggctaCCCACTGCCAGAAGGCAGAGTgagatgggatcttgggaagaaattcttccctgtgatggtggtgaggccctggctcaggttttccagagaagctgtggctgccccatccctggaagtgtccaaggccaggttggacatggcttggagcaacctgggctagtggaaggtgtccctgccatggggacatGGCAGGGGGTAGAAATGGATAagctttaaggtcttttccaagccCAACTAGTCTTTGATTCTATGCAACTTTTGAAACTTTTTATGAAACTCAAACAATTCCAGGGTTTATGATTCATTTTAAGAGGGATTTATATAAACAAACCAGCTGTGAATTCTGTTAATAGGAAGAATCTCctgcatttttgtatttatttgccttttcccctgtccctcctccagGCCCACAATTGTCAGAGgatccatcccagctccagccacccCCGTTCAGCGACTACCGACAGTATCAATGATGGTCCCCGACcacctcctcgtcctcctcttcttcttcctcctcctcctcctcctctttctctcccttccctgttCCTGAGTGGTCCCACCTGGAGGATGTGGAGGGGGTTTTTACTTACACCAGTGGTTGTCCCTTACACACTGTGCCAGGAGGACCTGCAGCATTTCTCAATGTCAAACTGCTCAGGAGaacttttagaaaagaaaatctatttaTTCCTGATATATTCCATTGCTGTAATGTTACACTTGTCTGGTAGAATACAAGGAGGTTTGAGACAAGGACCAAATGGAGTCTTGTCATCCTTTTGACACAGACTGGAGTGAAAGTCTTGGAGTCTCCTCTGGGATGTCGCACCTGCAGTGAACACAGCTAGAATGTAGCTTCTTCCCTGTTGGATTTAGGTTATGGGGCTGGAGGGGGAAGCATTgcacctgctgccagcccagcctcctgTTTTTCATCTCAGATCTTGGCCTGAGCAGAGTTACCACATCTGCTCTGTGGTTTTGTCCTTAAATTCCAGCTCTGGAAGCCCCTTCCCTCTTGCCAGCAGTTACAAAATCACATCCAGTGAGGTTTTCTGTTGTAACTCGTTAATTAACTCATTGATGCCATTGCTTGCTGGCAGTTCCTGATACAGTATACAGAAGCCTGGGGGATTTCCAAAGCTGGGCCACATCCAAACAGCAGAGCAAAAGGACACCCTCACCTCTGGGGGATGGCAGGGACAGGTGGCACAGAGGCAGTAGTTTCTCTGCCTACACTCCTTCACCCCTGGGTCAGG
This Vidua macroura isolate BioBank_ID:100142 chromosome 24, ASM2450914v1, whole genome shotgun sequence DNA region includes the following protein-coding sequences:
- the TIMM17A gene encoding mitochondrial import inner membrane translocase subunit Tim17-A, which gives rise to MEEYAREPCPWRIVDDCGGAFTMGAIGGGIFQAIKGFRNSPVGVNHRLRGSLTAIKTRAPQLGGSFAVWGGLFSMIDCSMVRMRGKEDPWNSITSGALTGAILAARNGPVAMVGSAAMGGILLALIEGAGILLTRFASTQFPNGPQLSEDPSQLQPPPFSDYRQYQ